Proteins encoded within one genomic window of Haematobia irritans isolate KBUSLIRL chromosome 5, ASM5000362v1, whole genome shotgun sequence:
- the LOC142238746 gene encoding uncharacterized protein LOC142238746 has protein sequence MSSELPTQSVREANELLHSVLECIDNNDASIKSETDEYILSNGMGEVREEIMETQNNIDSHYDAVHIKEEINVDEHSTIINELRALKQEMIRRDEEKNAIINNMIETNKKLMETLTEEVIALRNEVRQLKMKSLLFDSETETLSSKLPFSSATDLEEFDEELKTDSDLNAELKRILMKVGGEEFKTFVRQAFKKIVIDEVTKQYSWRGTKEKQAIQKFYFVSIIRDVTHCKFHNVDDSRISTVLQQYIVHAKERAEKRQKN, from the exons ATGTCGTCGGAATTACCTACACAAAGTGTAAGAGAAGCGAACGAATTATTGCACTCTGTGCTTGAATGTATCGATAATAATGATGCGTCTATAAAGAGTGAAACTGATGAGTATATTCTGAGCAATGGAATGGGAGAAGTAAGAGAAGAGATTATGGAAACCCAAAATAACATTGACAGTCACTATGATGCAGTGCATATAAAGGAGGAAATAAATGTTGATGAACATTCTACTATAATAAATGAATTGCGAGCACTGAAGCAAGAAATGATACGTAgagatgaagaaaaaaatgccaTTATTAACAATATGATAGAAACCAATAAGAAGTTAATGGAAACATTAACTGAAGAAGTAATTGCACTACGTAATGAGGTTCGACAACTGAAGATGAAAAGTTTATTATTCGATAGTGAAACAGAAACTCTCTCGAGCAAGTTACCATTTTCCAGCGCAACAGACTTAGAAGAGTTCGATGAGGAGTTAAAGACTGATAGCGATTTGAATGCTGAGTTG AAACGGATTTTAATGAAAGTTGGCGGAGAGGAATTTAAAACATTTGTGAGACaagcttttaaaaaaattgtaattgatgaAGTTACTAAGCAATATTCGTGGCGTGGAACCAAAGAAAAGCAGGCTATACAAAAATTCTACTTTGTTAGCAtaattagag ATGTTACTCATTGTAAATTCCAtaatgtggatgacagtcggATAAGCACGGTTTTGCAACAGTATATTGTCCATGCAAAGGAACGTGCTGAAAAGCgacaaaaaaattga